The following are from one region of the Salvia hispanica cultivar TCC Black 2014 chromosome 1, UniMelb_Shisp_WGS_1.0, whole genome shotgun sequence genome:
- the LOC125221733 gene encoding TELO2-interacting protein 1 homolog isoform X3 codes for MAIFRTYFRFKRVSISISSVSTCFCSDWTLAVSYAQDIEVTRGHRGSSRLRVEALITLRVLIAKVGSADALAFYLPGVVSQLGKVLHTSRSMISGAAGSTKALDQAVRALAEYLVVVLDDGVSTPHGAQVEDISGFSSTKEKPLSSFLEELRHLPAQKTTQGDIRDSTESIEKGSIISVGDNVQGAVDLNARSLHVNRTEEWLTNTAAHVNKLLSATFPLLCVHPSKNVRLGLLASLQGLLCKCNYTLKESRLTLLECLCVLVCDDLGDVSSSAQAFFGLLVSSKEKHQTKHEIVELFSRLIEKLPQVVLGNEESLALSHARKLLAITYFGGPKLVADYLLLSPVTAARFLDVFALCLSQNTVYAGSLNKLAAARPTSSGFMHSIAEIQAVTSAEGSRGSGFQNRKISNVYEHGNNEYKLPSIPPWLTNMDSQKLYQTLSGILRLVSLYVLTDSRSQGSYSGLIDILLEHFHKLISELRLKELHKESWQSWYKRTASGHLVRQASTAACILNEMIFGLSDQAMTSLNGMFGHRLHHTSNGVDDALVENHAQERYQKSSARAYLIDCIGSILHEYLSPEVWDLPLGLSASPSGEGDVNMHFFSDNAMLQQVIIEGIGIFNICLGKEFSSCGFLHSSLYMLLENIICSDFQVRRAADTVLHVISATHNCPTVGHLVVDNSDYVIDSVCRQLRHLDCNPHVPNVLSAVLSYVGIADKILPLLEEPMHTVSMELEILGRHHHPNLTVPFLKAVAEIAKASKREAGELSGQLELYKNDVNSKMLNEEKRTGNNVRHSGSNANNIDSEIDEEGCAIEWESVVFKFNDSKRYRRIVGSIAGSCIVAVTPLIASADAAACLTALDIVEDGITTLVKVEEAYKHESETKEAIEQVIQSCSLYHLLDTLGAAEDEASENRSLPAMNKIWPFLITCFRNKNLVAIRRCCRTISTVVQICGGEFFARRFHTDGVHIWRLLSTSPFQKKTRSKEERTPLQLPYRRSLTSSEDSPAELSTLKVQVAILDMIADLARSKRSAPALEPVLKKVSGVVVGMVCSGVKGLQDACINALAALASIDPDLIWLLLADVYYSRAKSPPPPPSGEFPEISEVLPPPPSLKDYLYVLYAGQSYGFDVDFAAVETALDKLNSIVFTSQMYK; via the exons ATGGCAATTTTCAGGACATATTTCCGTTTCAAAAGAGTGTCCATTAGCATTTCTTCAGTCTCAACCTGCTTCTGCAGCGATTGGACACTGGCTGTCTCTTATGCTCAAG ATATTGAGGTCACACGAGGTCATCGAGGCAGTTCTAGGCTTCGAGTTGAAGCTTTGATAACACTTCGAGTGCTAATTGCAAAG GTTGGATCGGCAGATGCCTTGGCTTTTTATTTACCAGGCGTTGTAAGTCAACTGGGGAAGGTGTTGCACACATCAAGATCTATGATTAGTGGTGCCGCAGGAAGTACAAAAGCCTTGGATCAGGCAGTTAGAGCATTGGCTGAATACCTTGTTGTGGTTCTCGATGATGGCGTTTCTACACCTCATGGTGCCCAGGTGGAGGACATTTCTGGCTTCTCATCAACTAAAGAGAAACCACTTTCTTCATTCCTAGAGGAACTCCGTCACCTACCTGCTCAAAAAACAACTCAGGGTGATATCAGAGATTCTACTGAATCCATAGAGAAAGGCAGCATAATATCCGTAGGAGATAATGTGCAGGGCGCTGTTGACCTTAACGCTCGATCACTGCATGTAAACCGTACAGAGGAGTGGTTAACAAATACTGCTGCTCATGTTAATAAACTTTTATCTGCAACATTTCCTCTT CTTTGTGTTCATCCTAGCAAAAATGTGAGACTAGGACTTTTGGCTTCTCTACAGGGGCTCTTATGTAAATGCAATTACACATTGAAAGAAAGCAGATTAACACTTCTG GAATGCTTGTGTGTGTTGGTTTGTGATGATCTTGGAGATGTGTCTTCATCAGCCCAGGCCTTTTTTGGACTTCTGGTTTCATCGAAAGAAAAGCATCAAACAAAACATGAGATTGTTGAACTTTTTAGCAG GTTGATTGAAAAACTTCCTCAAGTGGTACTGGGTAATGAGGAGTCACTTGCACTATCACATGCCCGAAAGTTGCTAGCAATTACATATTTCGGTGGTCCCAAACTTGTCGCAGACTACCTTCTTCTTTCCCCT GTGACAGCTGCCCGTTTCTTGGATGTGTTTGCGCTCTGTCTAAGTCAAAACACTGTTTATGCTGGTTCACTCAACAAGCTTGCAGCAGCAAGACCCACATCATCCGGCTTCATGCATTCAATAGCTGAGATCCAGGCCGTTACTAGTGCTGAAGGTTCTCGGGGATCAGGTTTCCAGAATAGGAAAATTTCAAATGTATACGAACATGGAAATAATGAATATAAGCTGCCTAGCATTCCACCTTGGTTGACCAATATGGATAGTCAGAAGCTGTACCAGACTCTTTCAGGAATCCTGAGGCTAGTCAGTCTATATGTACTCACAG ACTCTCGAAGTCAGGGTTCGTACTCTGGTTTAATTGATATTCTCCTTGAACACTTCCATAAACTGATATCTGAGCTGCGACTGAAAGAACTCCATAAGGAAAGCTGGCAGTCTTGGTATAAAAGAACGGCGTCAGGGCATTTGGTGCGGCAAGCTAGTACTGCTGCATGCATCCTCAATGAAATGATTTTTGGGCTGTCTGACCAGGCCATGACATCTTTAAATGGAATGTTCGGTCATCGTCTACACCATACAAGTAATGGTGTTGATGATGCTTTGGTAGAAAATCATGCTCAGGAGAGGTACCAGAAGTCTAGTGCCAGGGCTTATTTGATTGATTGCATCGGTAGTATCCTACATGAATATTTATCACCTGAAGTCTGGGATCTCCCACTTGGACTATCAGCTTCTCCCTCTGGAGAAGGCGACgtaaatatgcattttttcaGTGACAATGCAATGCTGCAGCAG GTCATTATTGAAGGAATAGGCATATTCAATATTTGCCTGGGCAAAGAATTTTCATCGTGTGGATTTCTTCACTCCTCTCTCTATATGTTACTTGAAAATATCATATGctcagattttcaagtcagGAGGGCTGCTGATACTGTCCTACATGTTATCTCTGCTACACACAACTGTCCAACT GTGGGCCACTTGGTTGTCGACAACTCAGATTATGTGATTGACTCCGTATGTAGGCAACTGCGACATCTAGATTGTAATCCTCACGTGCCTAATGTTCTCTCCGCCGTGCTCTCTTATGTTGGGATAGCTGACAAAATATTGCCACTGTTGGAGGAGCCG ATGCATACAGTCTCCATGGAGCTTGAAATTCTTGGGAGGCATCATCACCCTAATTTGACTGTCCCCTTCTTAAAG gccGTAGCAGAAATAGCCAAAGCCTCTAAACGGGAGGCTGGTGAGCTTTCCGGTCAATTAGAGTTGTACAAGAATGATGTCAATTCAAAAATGTTgaatgaagagaaaagaaCAGGAAATAATGTTCGGCATTCAGGATCAAATGCTAATAATATTGACTCCG AAATAGATGAGGAAGGATGCGCCATTGAATGGGAGTCTGTCGTATTCAAGTTTAACGATTCAAAAAGATATCGGCGTATAGTTGGATCTATTGCAGGATCATGCATTGTTGCTGTTACTCCACTAATTGCTTCTGCTGATGCAGCAGCATGCTTGACAGCTCTGGATATAGTTGAG GATGGTATTACCACACTTGTCAAAGTGGAAGAAGCCTACAAGCACGAGAGTGAGACGAAAGAAGCAATCGAACAagtcattcagtcatgttcgTTATACCATCTTCTCGACACTCTCGGTGCTGCTGAGGATGAAGCTTCAGAGAATAGATCACTTCCTGCAATGAACAAAATCTGGCCTTTCTTGATTACCTGTTTTCGGAATAAGAATCTAGTG GCCATCCGAAGATGCTGTCGCACGATCAGCACCGTAGTGCAAATCTGCGGTGGGGAGTTCTTCGCTCGTCGCTTCCACACCGACGGCGTCCACATCTGGAGACTCCTAAGCACGTCGCCGTTTCAAAAGAAAACCCGCTCCAAGGAAGAACGAACCCCCCTCCAACTCCCTTACAGGAGGAGCCTCACATCTTCCGAAGATTCGCCTGCCGAGCTATCAACCCTGAAAGTCCAGGTAGCGATCCTCGACATGATCGCAGACCTAGCTCGGAGCAAAAGAAGCGCTCCGGCACTGGAGCCGGTCCTCAAGAAGGTCAGCGGCGTCGTGGTCGGGATGGTGTGCAGCGGCGTCAAGGGCCTTCAGGACGCTTGCATTAACGCCCTCGCGGCGCTGGCATCCATCGACCCTGACCTGATATGGCTGCTTCTTGCCGACGTGTACTACTCGCGGGCGAAAAGCCCGCCTCCGCCCCCGTCCGGCGAGTTCCCCGAGATCTCTGAGGTGTTGCCTCCGCCACCATCGCTCAAAGACTACTTGTACGTGTTGTATGCAGGTCAGAGCTATGGATTCGATGTTGATTTTGCCGCTGTGGAAACTGCCTTAGATAAATTAAACTCTATTGTTTTTACATCGCAAATGTacaaataa